A region from the Francisella orientalis FNO12 genome encodes:
- a CDS encoding NADP-dependent isocitrate dehydrogenase, whose protein sequence is MHKIFYTFTDEAPALATGSFLPIVESFTKVADIELETKDISLAVRILANFSDYLSDEQKCSDDLVILGELAKTPDANIIKLPNISASIPQLTAAIKELQSKGYKIPDYPFEPKNDKEQEIKSRYAKVLGSAVNPILREGNSDRRVADAVKKYAEKHPHSMGAWTKDSKSHVASMADNDFYANEKSYIVPKATKVKIVHTNTKGTQTVLKDNLALEEKEIIDATKISIKALREFYKTEIAKAKKEGTLLSLHLKATMMKVSDPILFGHAVEIFFEDVFKKYAKEFKELGVNPRNGWSDAVEKIKQLPQDVQDKINADIEKVFAKQPDIAMVNSDKGITNLNVPSDVIVDASMPAAIRASGQMWNKDDKLQDMKAMIPDRCYAGVYAATIDFCKENGAFDVTTMGDVSNVGLMAKKAEEYGSHDKTFEIQADGKVGVIDAEGNVIFEHSVDKGDIWRACQTKDIAIKDWVKLAVNRARITQTPAIFWLDSKRAHDRNLIAKVNEYLTLHDITGLDIQILAPIEATKYSLKRMKEGKNTISVTGNVLRDYLTDLFPILELGTSAKMLSIVPLLAGGGLFETGAGGSAPKHVEQLIEENHLRWDSLGEFLALGASLEDLAIKTRDPKIKVLAEALSQANQDFLDNDKSPKRKVGELDTRGSHFYLAYYWVKALAKQTGNAEIKAKFEPIYAELKANEDKIVKELNDAQGKKVDLGGYYFMDSDKLAKVMRPSKTLNSILAKL, encoded by the coding sequence ATGCATAAGATATTTTATACATTCACAGATGAGGCACCAGCTCTAGCTACGGGTTCATTTTTACCAATAGTTGAAAGCTTCACTAAAGTTGCAGATATCGAGCTAGAAACAAAAGATATATCACTAGCTGTGCGTATATTAGCTAATTTTAGTGACTATCTTTCAGATGAGCAAAAATGCTCTGATGATTTAGTAATCCTTGGAGAGTTAGCAAAAACTCCAGATGCTAATATCATTAAGCTTCCAAATATTAGTGCATCAATCCCTCAACTTACAGCAGCTATCAAAGAACTTCAATCAAAAGGCTATAAAATCCCTGATTATCCATTTGAGCCAAAAAATGACAAAGAGCAAGAAATTAAATCTCGTTATGCAAAAGTTTTAGGTAGTGCAGTAAACCCTATTTTAAGAGAAGGTAACTCAGACCGTAGGGTTGCAGATGCAGTTAAAAAGTACGCTGAAAAACATCCACACTCTATGGGTGCATGGACAAAAGATTCTAAATCTCATGTTGCTAGTATGGCTGATAATGATTTTTATGCTAATGAAAAGTCTTATATTGTGCCAAAAGCAACTAAGGTTAAGATAGTTCATACAAATACCAAAGGTACTCAAACAGTACTTAAAGATAATCTTGCTTTAGAAGAAAAAGAAATCATTGATGCTACTAAGATTTCAATAAAAGCACTAAGAGAGTTCTACAAAACTGAAATCGCTAAAGCTAAAAAAGAAGGCACACTACTATCACTTCATCTAAAAGCTACAATGATGAAGGTTTCTGATCCAATATTATTCGGTCATGCAGTAGAGATTTTCTTTGAAGATGTTTTCAAAAAGTATGCTAAAGAATTTAAAGAGCTTGGTGTAAATCCTCGCAATGGTTGGAGTGATGCAGTAGAAAAGATTAAGCAACTGCCTCAAGATGTTCAAGATAAAATCAATGCTGATATTGAAAAGGTATTTGCTAAGCAACCAGATATTGCGATGGTTAACTCTGACAAGGGTATTACAAACCTAAATGTCCCAAGTGATGTTATTGTAGATGCTTCTATGCCTGCAGCTATTCGTGCATCTGGTCAAATGTGGAACAAAGATGACAAGCTTCAAGATATGAAGGCTATGATTCCTGATAGATGTTATGCAGGAGTATACGCTGCTACTATCGATTTCTGTAAAGAAAATGGTGCTTTTGATGTGACTACTATGGGTGATGTTTCTAACGTTGGCCTAATGGCAAAAAAAGCAGAGGAATATGGTTCTCATGATAAAACTTTTGAGATTCAAGCAGATGGTAAAGTTGGAGTTATTGATGCAGAAGGCAATGTTATATTTGAGCATAGTGTTGACAAAGGCGATATCTGGAGAGCTTGCCAAACTAAGGATATAGCAATTAAAGACTGGGTTAAACTAGCTGTTAATAGAGCTAGAATTACTCAAACCCCTGCGATTTTCTGGTTAGATTCAAAAAGAGCGCATGATAGAAACTTAATTGCTAAAGTTAATGAGTATCTGACTTTACATGATATTACTGGTCTAGATATCCAAATTTTAGCTCCGATAGAGGCTACAAAATACTCTCTAAAGAGAATGAAAGAAGGTAAAAATACAATTTCTGTAACAGGTAATGTTTTGAGAGATTACTTGACAGATTTATTCCCTATCTTAGAGCTTGGTACTTCTGCTAAGATGCTTTCTATAGTGCCGCTTTTAGCTGGTGGTGGACTATTTGAAACTGGAGCAGGTGGTTCTGCACCTAAGCACGTTGAGCAACTTATTGAAGAAAACCACTTAAGATGGGATTCTTTGGGAGAGTTTTTGGCATTAGGCGCTTCATTAGAAGATCTAGCAATCAAAACTAGAGACCCTAAAATCAAAGTGTTAGCAGAGGCATTATCTCAAGCAAACCAAGATTTCTTAGATAATGATAAATCTCCTAAGCGTAAAGTAGGTGAGCTAGATACAAGAGGAAGTCATTTCTATTTGGCTTATTATTGGGTCAAAGCATTAGCTAAGCAAACTGGTAATGCTGAAATCAAAGCTAAATTTGAGCCAATTTATGCTGAGCTAAAAGCTAATGAAGATAAGATTGTTAAAGAACTTAACGATGCTCAAGGCAAAAAAGTAGATCTTGGCGGTTACTACTTTATGGATAGTGATAAGCTAGCAAAAGTAATGAGACCAAGCAAAACTCTAAACTCAATTTTAGCTAAGCTATAG
- a CDS encoding PaaI family thioesterase — MINLNDYTPIDFPRDFTCFSDIAKNPLGVKLPLYHVGEHMYTKFKCLPNHVGWDNVIHGGIIALICDDILGKHVLSISKSFCMTRNLNIKYLKPTYSKVAHIFKTTVIRKGRTTVWIRVDIFSEKGDLCAYADADFALLEEHHAKQKDIASYKLDDLLAHLK, encoded by the coding sequence ATGATAAATTTAAATGATTATACACCGATTGATTTCCCACGGGATTTTACTTGCTTTAGTGACATAGCCAAGAATCCTCTTGGTGTAAAGTTACCTTTGTATCATGTTGGTGAACATATGTATACAAAGTTCAAATGTCTACCAAATCATGTTGGTTGGGATAATGTTATTCATGGTGGTATCATCGCTCTTATATGTGATGATATTCTTGGCAAACATGTTTTAAGTATTAGTAAGTCATTTTGTATGACCCGTAACTTAAATATTAAATACTTAAAACCAACCTATAGTAAAGTAGCACATATTTTCAAAACTACTGTAATTCGTAAAGGTCGTACTACCGTATGGATTAGAGTTGATATCTTCAGTGAAAAAGGCGATTTATGCGCCTATGCTGATGCTGATTTTGCGCTCCTAGAAGAACATCATGCAAAACAAAAAGATATCGCAAGCTATAAGCTTGATGATTTATTGGCACATCTTAAATAA
- a CDS encoding long-chain-fatty-acid--CoA ligase translates to MITKPWTKNYPDKVPLNIDIPNITLKDMLEKATKDFSNKNALSCHCEKLTFNEINSYADKFAGFLQNKWKLQKGDHIAIMLPNLLQFPIVIFALVKLGCAFVNINPLYTSREVKGILQDSKAKGVIVLSGLAHNVEAIADECEDLKYKMVTNIADLYPTPKKQIISFVVKYIKGMKDKYSKDKFDTFTDALKSDYTPNYTNIELKLDDIAALQYSSGTTGTPKGTILLHRNIVANIYQIKAWTEGFDIELSEQIVLTALPIYHIFSLTANLFLFYCFGAFQILIPNPKDIKSLVAEMRKSNFSTIFAVNTLYITLLNNKEFRQSKFPNFKLSISGGMPTSEAVAKEWKKITGVNIKEGYGLSEMSPVVTVNSLLEEDFSGSVGFPLPNTDIKIYDDKGNELPQGETGEIWVTGPQKSPGFWSLPEINREHFTDNGWLKTGDMGYLDEQGRLVISGRIKHMIIVSGFNVFPKEVELVLTEKEEIEDAAVIKGHSDETGEMPIAFVVLKEDKKLTEKEIFKYCETKLAHYKLPRKIIFIDELPKNTVGKIDVNALQKEYAEKYKINN, encoded by the coding sequence ATGATCACTAAGCCATGGACAAAAAACTATCCCGACAAGGTTCCCCTAAATATAGACATTCCTAATATTACTCTAAAAGATATGCTTGAAAAAGCTACTAAAGATTTCAGCAATAAAAATGCTCTTAGCTGTCACTGCGAGAAATTAACTTTTAATGAGATTAACAGCTACGCAGACAAATTCGCAGGATTCTTACAGAACAAATGGAAATTACAAAAAGGTGATCATATTGCTATTATGCTACCTAATTTATTGCAGTTCCCCATTGTTATTTTTGCTTTGGTAAAACTTGGTTGTGCTTTTGTAAATATAAACCCACTCTATACAAGTAGAGAAGTCAAAGGAATCCTACAAGATTCAAAAGCTAAAGGAGTAATTGTACTATCTGGTCTTGCGCATAATGTCGAAGCTATAGCCGATGAATGTGAAGATCTAAAATATAAAATGGTTACAAATATTGCCGATTTATATCCTACTCCAAAAAAACAAATAATCTCCTTTGTAGTCAAATATATCAAAGGTATGAAAGATAAATATTCAAAAGATAAGTTTGATACATTTACAGATGCTCTAAAATCTGACTACACTCCAAACTATACAAATATTGAATTAAAGCTAGATGATATAGCTGCACTTCAATACTCTAGCGGTACAACAGGCACGCCTAAAGGCACAATACTTCTACATAGGAATATTGTAGCAAATATCTATCAGATAAAGGCATGGACAGAGGGCTTTGATATCGAGCTTAGTGAACAAATTGTCTTAACTGCCCTACCGATTTATCATATATTTAGCTTAACTGCTAATCTATTTCTATTTTATTGTTTTGGTGCTTTTCAAATACTTATACCTAATCCTAAAGATATCAAAAGCTTAGTAGCTGAGATGAGAAAAAGTAATTTTTCAACTATATTTGCTGTAAATACTCTGTACATTACGCTCCTGAACAATAAAGAATTTAGACAAAGTAAGTTCCCTAATTTTAAGCTCTCAATAAGTGGTGGCATGCCGACCTCTGAAGCTGTAGCTAAAGAATGGAAAAAAATCACAGGTGTAAATATTAAAGAAGGTTATGGTCTATCAGAAATGTCGCCAGTTGTAACTGTAAACTCATTACTTGAAGAAGATTTTAGTGGTAGTGTTGGATTTCCATTACCAAATACTGATATCAAAATTTATGATGATAAAGGTAACGAGCTTCCTCAAGGCGAAACAGGAGAAATATGGGTAACCGGTCCACAAAAGTCACCAGGATTCTGGAGTCTACCAGAGATTAATAGAGAGCACTTCACTGATAATGGTTGGCTTAAGACTGGAGATATGGGCTATCTTGACGAGCAAGGTCGTCTAGTAATATCAGGGCGTATTAAACATATGATTATCGTCTCAGGCTTCAATGTTTTTCCTAAAGAAGTTGAGCTAGTATTAACTGAAAAAGAAGAAATTGAAGATGCGGCAGTTATAAAAGGACACTCTGACGAAACAGGGGAAATGCCTATTGCTTTTGTTGTACTAAAAGAAGACAAAAAACTTACTGAAAAAGAAATTTTTAAATACTGTGAAACTAAATTAGCTCATTATAAATTACCTAGAAAAATAATTTTCATAGATGAGTTACCAAAAAATACTGTTGGAAAAATAGATGTAAATGCATTACAAAAAGAATATGCTGAAAAATATAAAATAAATAACTAA
- a CDS encoding acyl-CoA dehydrogenase translates to MFNRIYNIAKKATPSISQTEQTALNAGDNWFEQDIFQGKPDFNKLHSLKKFELTAEEKSFLDNETTELCKLIDDWKINYQDKDLSVEAWKYIRKKGFLGLVIGKEYGGNGFSAAAHSEVVMKLATKSVTAAITVMVPNSLGPSELLVHYGTDEQKDYYLPRLASGQEIPCFALTGPTAGSDATSLPDYGIVCHEEFNGKKTLGIKLKNINKRYITLAPIATLVGLAFQLQDPDSLLGETGNEGITCALLPYNHKGLEIGRRGFPLGQAFMNGYIKAKDVFMPIDWIIGGQKMAGEGWRMLVECLSIGRAISLPACGTANTLMSAVMTAAYASVREQFKVPIAQFEGVQEKLAETAGLAYIANATRQFTVSAVDSGLRPSVSSAIAKYHLTEMGRTTINNAMDIHGGRAIIMGPNNYLAIPYMATPIGITVEGANIMTRNLMIFGQGAMKCHPYIRNEIESLMSDDEERFITNFKSHFKYMALNGSRTLWYGLSGGFTAPSYPSKFKRYYRYISHISTAYSYVNDISITVLGAGLKRKERLSARLGDIMSYLYMAVAVLKYYKDTGEPQSDDIYVDWSIQHCLYQAQQAMLDLFRNFPNRIFATKMKLFVFPYGKKFRRPSDKLEAQICKSLVSNSDTRQWMKDKCYIPNDDNDPIGRVENAYFSSLTTQPIKKKIIDAIKTAKLPKASWQDSIEIALENKIISQQEADIANEMLTKVNNIIQTDEFDDYALGPKNAHPEWQKNSEK, encoded by the coding sequence ATGTTCAACAGAATTTATAATATTGCAAAAAAGGCTACTCCTAGTATTTCTCAAACTGAACAAACTGCCCTAAATGCTGGTGACAATTGGTTTGAACAAGATATATTTCAAGGTAAACCTGACTTTAATAAACTACATAGTTTAAAAAAATTTGAGCTAACAGCTGAAGAAAAATCATTTTTAGATAATGAAACAACTGAACTATGCAAACTAATCGATGATTGGAAAATTAATTATCAAGACAAAGATCTAAGTGTTGAAGCTTGGAAATATATACGTAAAAAAGGCTTTTTAGGCTTAGTTATTGGCAAAGAATATGGTGGTAACGGCTTCTCAGCAGCTGCTCACTCAGAAGTGGTTATGAAACTAGCAACCAAAAGTGTCACTGCGGCAATCACGGTGATGGTACCTAATTCACTTGGACCTAGTGAGCTTCTAGTTCACTATGGTACAGATGAACAAAAAGATTACTATCTACCAAGATTAGCCTCTGGTCAAGAAATACCGTGTTTTGCTTTAACAGGACCAACAGCAGGATCTGATGCGACTTCACTACCTGACTATGGTATTGTCTGCCATGAAGAATTTAATGGCAAAAAAACTTTAGGTATCAAACTAAAAAATATCAACAAACGCTATATTACATTAGCTCCTATTGCCACTTTAGTTGGTTTAGCTTTTCAACTACAAGATCCTGATAGCTTACTCGGTGAAACAGGTAATGAAGGTATAACATGCGCCCTACTACCATATAATCACAAAGGTTTAGAGATTGGTAGACGTGGTTTTCCTCTAGGGCAAGCTTTTATGAATGGCTATATTAAAGCTAAAGACGTCTTTATGCCAATTGACTGGATAATCGGTGGACAAAAGATGGCTGGTGAGGGCTGGCGTATGCTAGTTGAGTGCCTATCTATTGGAAGAGCTATTTCATTACCAGCATGTGGTACAGCTAATACTCTGATGTCAGCTGTAATGACCGCTGCTTATGCAAGTGTACGCGAACAGTTCAAAGTTCCAATTGCTCAATTTGAAGGAGTCCAAGAAAAACTGGCAGAAACTGCAGGACTTGCATATATTGCCAATGCTACTCGCCAATTCACAGTTTCTGCTGTTGATAGTGGTTTGCGACCATCGGTATCATCTGCAATTGCTAAATATCATCTAACTGAGATGGGGCGCACAACGATCAACAACGCTATGGATATCCATGGAGGTCGAGCAATCATCATGGGTCCAAATAACTATCTAGCTATTCCATATATGGCAACACCTATTGGCATAACAGTTGAAGGTGCCAACATTATGACTCGAAATCTGATGATTTTTGGTCAAGGTGCGATGAAATGTCACCCATATATTCGTAACGAGATAGAAAGCTTAATGAGTGATGATGAAGAAAGGTTTATAACTAATTTCAAAAGTCATTTCAAATATATGGCTCTAAATGGCTCACGTACACTTTGGTATGGTTTAAGTGGTGGTTTCACTGCTCCTAGCTATCCTTCTAAATTTAAGCGTTACTATCGCTATATCTCACATATAAGTACTGCTTATTCTTATGTCAATGATATTTCAATAACAGTATTAGGTGCGGGTCTAAAACGTAAAGAAAGATTATCCGCTCGCTTGGGAGATATCATGAGTTATCTGTATATGGCTGTAGCTGTATTGAAATACTATAAGGACACAGGCGAACCTCAAAGTGATGATATCTATGTTGATTGGAGTATTCAACACTGTCTATACCAAGCTCAACAAGCGATGTTAGACTTATTTAGAAATTTCCCAAATAGAATATTTGCTACTAAGATGAAGCTTTTTGTTTTTCCTTATGGTAAAAAATTTAGAAGACCATCTGACAAGCTTGAAGCACAAATTTGTAAATCATTAGTGAGCAATAGCGATACTAGACAATGGATGAAAGATAAATGTTATATACCAAATGATGATAATGATCCAATTGGTAGAGTTGAGAATGCTTATTTTTCATCACTAACTACACAACCTATTAAGAAAAAAATTATTGATGCTATCAAGACCGCTAAGCTACCAAAAGCAAGCTGGCAAGACTCTATTGAAATAGCTTTAGAGAATAAAATAATCTCTCAACAAGAGGCAGATATTGCTAATGAGATGCTCACAAAGGTTAATAATATAATTCAAACAGATGAGTTTGACGATTATGCTTTAGGACCTAAAAATGCTCATCCAGAATGGCAAAAAAATAGCGAAAAATAA
- a CDS encoding acetyl-CoA C-acyltransferase — MSENVYIVAAKRSAVTKGKKGGFAKKRPDELLADVLRKTVAEANINPNDIEDIVVGCAMPEAEQGLNVARISSLLAGLPNSVPAFTINRYCSSGLQSIAIAANEIAQGNIDVAIGAGVESMSIIPFGGNKMSFSKEIFAKDENVAIAYGMGITAEMVAKDWHVSRQDQDAFALESHRKAIHAIENGYFKDEILSIDVDHNKPDEATGEIVNHKQTITEDEGARKDTSLEALAKLKPAFANGGSVTAGNSSQVSDGAAAVILVREKYLKEHNLKPLGKFLGFAVAGVDPRIMGIGPIKAIPKVLKQTGLDIDNIDWIELNEAFAAQSLAVINDLKLDKSKVNPCGGAIALGHPLGATGTILTVKALHGLQRTGKKYAMITMCIGTGMGAAGIIEAC, encoded by the coding sequence ATGAGTGAAAACGTATATATAGTCGCTGCAAAACGCTCTGCTGTTACAAAAGGTAAAAAAGGTGGTTTTGCAAAAAAACGTCCTGATGAGTTATTAGCAGATGTACTTAGAAAAACTGTCGCTGAAGCTAATATTAACCCTAATGATATAGAGGATATAGTTGTCGGTTGTGCGATGCCTGAAGCTGAACAAGGCTTAAATGTTGCGAGAATATCATCTCTTTTGGCTGGACTACCTAATAGTGTCCCTGCTTTTACAATCAATCGCTATTGTAGCTCTGGATTACAGTCAATTGCTATTGCAGCGAATGAGATTGCTCAAGGTAATATTGATGTTGCTATCGGCGCGGGTGTTGAGAGTATGAGTATAATTCCTTTTGGTGGTAACAAGATGTCTTTTAGTAAAGAAATCTTTGCTAAGGATGAAAATGTTGCCATAGCTTATGGCATGGGCATCACTGCTGAGATGGTTGCTAAAGACTGGCATGTATCACGACAAGATCAAGATGCTTTTGCTCTTGAGAGTCATCGAAAAGCTATCCATGCTATCGAAAATGGTTATTTCAAAGATGAAATATTATCTATAGATGTTGATCATAACAAACCTGATGAAGCCACTGGCGAAATTGTAAATCACAAGCAAACCATAACTGAAGATGAAGGCGCTCGAAAAGATACCTCACTAGAGGCATTAGCTAAACTAAAACCTGCTTTTGCAAATGGTGGATCTGTAACTGCTGGTAATAGCTCACAAGTTTCAGATGGTGCTGCAGCTGTAATTTTAGTTCGTGAAAAATACCTAAAAGAGCATAACCTAAAACCTTTAGGTAAGTTTCTAGGGTTTGCTGTGGCTGGTGTTGATCCGCGTATCATGGGTATTGGCCCAATCAAAGCTATACCAAAAGTGCTTAAGCAAACAGGTTTAGATATCGATAATATTGACTGGATTGAGCTAAATGAAGCCTTTGCTGCTCAGTCACTAGCTGTGATTAATGATTTAAAACTTGATAAGTCCAAAGTTAACCCTTGTGGTGGAGCTATTGCCTTAGGACATCCACTTGGTGCAACCGGTACTATACTAACTGTGAAAGCGTTACATGGACTACAACGTACTGGCAAGAAATATGCTATGATTACAATGTGTATCGGTACTGGTATGGGTGCAGCTGGTATTATTGAAGCTTGTTAG
- a CDS encoding acyl-CoA-binding protein, with protein MTELEKKFEEMLIAVRDATIDFKPDNSQKLKFYAFYKQVKEGDNNTKKPSALKMVERAKWMAWDVIKGMSKEDAMRGYLKVFGDEYLPTGESSNSSSSTIVNKLEPVESKSQRKAFDKIAVLGAGTMGAQIAAHFANARLPVVLFDLKSQQGSVNAIIEDSLAKLTKLNPAPFGSKDSIKYITPANYDDNLELLADCDLIIEAVAERIDIKENLYAKISSHIKENAILASNTSGLSITKLAEVLPENLKVNFYGVHFFNPPRYMPLVELIPHASTNTAIMDKLETFLVEKLGKSIIRAKDTPNFIANRLGVFSMLITCYYTEQMNIPLEVVDELTGKKLGRAKSATYRTADLVGLDVLSHVIKTMEDNLEDGWENFYNTPTWIQNLIDNGSLGQKTKKGLYIKESDGIKVLDLDTKEYRPSDKKADKEILDILAGRDWSKKLEDLRNSDNPQAQFLWSTFREMFLYAANLVGDISNFPKDMDLAIRWGFGWKQGIFEIWQLAEWHKVASWLKDDISAGKALSTNTLPSWVDTLDIGVYQNNKEFSYKDKELISRDSLDVYKRQLFADNIVEHTSTLATQTLYENDGVKLWQIDDYSNIGILSFKSKMCAIGDEVLDGISESINYVEENLDGLVIWQEQDVFSVGANLEEFGIKFAMNGEAAIEEVIRKGCSIISKKLRYSKIPVVAAVKGFAFGGGCETILHSDAAVAAYESYIGLVEAAVGIIPGWGGSKEMAVRASQAQDHWKDFERRYKNLALAQVAKSACEAKEMGFLRDDDIIVMNTKEILLVAIKKAQLMALAGYQPPLKQKVPVFGETGIATIKALLVNMLDGNQISEHDYKIAVNLADTMCGGQIEKDTEISEDWLLERELINFKELAISEKTEARIKYMLETGKPLRN; from the coding sequence ATGACAGAGTTAGAGAAAAAGTTTGAAGAAATGTTGATAGCTGTTCGTGATGCAACTATTGATTTCAAGCCTGATAATAGCCAAAAGCTAAAGTTCTATGCTTTTTATAAACAAGTAAAAGAAGGTGATAATAATACAAAAAAACCTTCTGCTTTGAAAATGGTTGAGCGCGCTAAGTGGATGGCTTGGGATGTAATTAAAGGCATGTCAAAAGAAGATGCTATGCGTGGTTATCTAAAGGTTTTTGGTGATGAGTATCTTCCAACTGGAGAAAGTAGTAATAGTTCAAGTAGCACTATAGTAAATAAATTAGAGCCAGTAGAGAGCAAATCGCAGCGTAAAGCTTTTGATAAAATCGCTGTACTTGGCGCTGGAACTATGGGAGCTCAAATTGCTGCTCATTTCGCAAATGCTAGACTCCCAGTTGTATTATTCGATTTAAAATCCCAACAAGGTAGTGTTAATGCTATTATTGAAGATTCTCTAGCGAAGCTCACTAAACTTAATCCAGCGCCTTTTGGCTCAAAAGATTCTATCAAATACATTACTCCTGCAAATTATGATGATAATCTTGAGCTTTTAGCAGATTGTGACTTAATCATAGAAGCAGTAGCTGAACGCATAGATATCAAAGAGAATCTCTACGCAAAAATCTCTAGTCATATCAAAGAAAATGCAATTTTAGCATCAAATACTTCTGGTTTAAGTATCACAAAACTAGCTGAGGTATTACCAGAGAATCTCAAAGTTAACTTCTATGGTGTACACTTTTTCAATCCACCTAGATATATGCCTTTAGTTGAGCTAATTCCTCATGCAAGTACTAATACTGCAATTATGGATAAGCTTGAAACATTTTTAGTTGAAAAGCTTGGTAAAAGTATAATTCGTGCAAAAGATACACCTAACTTTATCGCTAATAGATTGGGGGTCTTTTCAATGCTTATCACTTGCTACTATACAGAGCAAATGAATATCCCTTTAGAAGTTGTTGATGAACTTACAGGCAAAAAACTAGGGCGAGCAAAAAGTGCAACTTATAGAACTGCTGATTTGGTTGGTTTAGATGTGTTATCGCATGTAATAAAAACAATGGAGGATAATTTAGAAGATGGTTGGGAAAACTTTTATAATACTCCTACTTGGATACAAAATTTAATTGATAATGGCTCACTTGGCCAAAAGACAAAAAAAGGTTTATATATCAAAGAATCTGATGGTATCAAAGTACTTGATTTAGATACTAAAGAATATCGCCCTTCTGATAAAAAGGCTGATAAAGAAATCTTAGATATACTAGCTGGGAGAGATTGGAGCAAAAAACTGGAGGATCTTCGTAATAGCGATAATCCTCAAGCTCAATTTTTATGGTCAACTTTTAGAGAAATGTTCTTGTATGCTGCTAATCTTGTTGGGGATATTTCAAACTTTCCTAAAGATATGGATCTGGCAATCCGTTGGGGATTTGGCTGGAAGCAAGGCATCTTTGAGATATGGCAACTTGCTGAGTGGCATAAAGTAGCTAGTTGGCTAAAAGATGATATTTCAGCTGGTAAAGCATTATCAACAAATACTCTACCTAGCTGGGTTGATACTCTTGATATTGGTGTTTATCAAAATAATAAAGAGTTTAGCTATAAGGATAAAGAGCTAATATCTCGTGATAGCCTAGATGTTTATAAACGTCAACTATTCGCTGATAATATAGTTGAACATACTAGCACTTTAGCGACACAAACACTTTATGAAAATGATGGTGTCAAACTATGGCAAATTGACGACTATAGCAATATCGGAATACTCTCATTTAAGAGTAAGATGTGTGCTATTGGTGATGAGGTTTTAGATGGCATATCTGAGTCTATCAACTATGTCGAAGAAAATCTTGATGGTCTTGTTATTTGGCAAGAACAAGATGTATTTTCGGTAGGTGCCAACTTAGAGGAATTTGGTATCAAATTTGCAATGAACGGCGAAGCAGCTATCGAAGAGGTAATCCGTAAAGGTTGTAGCATTATCAGCAAAAAATTACGCTATAGCAAAATACCTGTTGTTGCAGCTGTCAAAGGCTTTGCTTTTGGTGGTGGCTGTGAAACTATCTTGCATAGTGATGCTGCTGTTGCTGCGTATGAAAGCTATATTGGTCTTGTTGAAGCTGCTGTGGGAATTATCCCTGGTTGGGGCGGCTCAAAAGAAATGGCTGTTAGAGCATCTCAAGCTCAAGATCACTGGAAAGACTTTGAACGTCGTTATAAAAACCTTGCTCTTGCTCAAGTTGCAAAAAGTGCCTGTGAAGCAAAAGAAATGGGCTTTTTACGTGATGATGACATAATCGTGATGAATACTAAAGAAATCCTACTTGTAGCAATTAAGAAAGCTCAACTTATGGCTTTAGCAGGCTATCAACCACCTCTAAAACAAAAAGTCCCAGTATTTGGTGAGACTGGTATCGCTACAATTAAAGCTTTACTAGTAAATATGCTTGATGGTAACCAAATATCTGAGCATGATTATAAGATTGCGGTAAATTTAGCAGATACTATGTGTGGAGGTCAGATAGAAAAAGATACTGAAATTTCTGAAGATTGGCTACTCGAAAGAGAGCTAATAAACTTCAAGGAACTTGCGATATCTGAGAAGACAGAAGCTAGAATTAAATATATGCTAGAAACTGGCAAACCACTAAGAAATTAA